The following proteins come from a genomic window of Proteiniphilum propionicum:
- a CDS encoding sugar phosphate isomerase/epimerase family protein: MRKTFLITGLMVSLVISAQERPDPQPAPETFEKFNIGMAGYTFANFDLDKTLEIMEKCDVKYLCIKDFHLPFKSTGPEIAAFHNKLASKGITGYAVGPIYMRSEKEIDDAFEYAKRVGVKLIVGVPNYELLPYVDKKVKEYDMRYAIHLHGPDMPLYPDADDVWENVKNLDQRIGMCLDVGHDTRNGKDPVKDLKKYHSRVFDIHIKDVTGASKAGYSVEVGRGIIDFPAFVKMLRKVGYTGVCSLEHERNMKDPFLGIAESIGYFRGIIASTAGK, from the coding sequence ATGAGAAAAACTTTTTTAATAACGGGATTAATGGTATCACTCGTGATTTCAGCACAAGAACGGCCTGACCCTCAACCGGCACCGGAAACATTCGAAAAGTTCAATATTGGCATGGCAGGCTATACATTTGCAAACTTTGATCTTGACAAGACACTGGAGATAATGGAAAAGTGCGATGTTAAATATCTATGTATAAAAGACTTCCACCTTCCTTTCAAAAGTACGGGCCCCGAGATTGCCGCTTTTCACAACAAGCTTGCCTCCAAAGGAATAACAGGTTATGCCGTAGGCCCTATCTACATGAGGTCAGAAAAAGAGATCGATGATGCATTCGAGTATGCAAAACGTGTAGGCGTGAAATTGATTGTTGGTGTTCCCAACTATGAGCTGCTGCCTTATGTCGACAAGAAAGTGAAAGAGTATGATATGCGCTATGCTATTCATCTGCATGGCCCGGACATGCCTTTGTATCCTGATGCCGATGATGTTTGGGAAAATGTAAAGAATCTGGATCAGCGTATCGGCATGTGCTTGGATGTGGGGCATGACACACGAAATGGAAAAGATCCTGTAAAAGACCTGAAGAAATACCACTCACGTGTGTTCGATATCCATATCAAAGATGTTACAGGAGCTTCCAAAGCCGGTTATTCAGTTGAGGTAGGACGAGGCATCATCGACTTCCCGGCTTTTGTGAAGATGCTACGCAAAGTGGGATACACAGGAGTATGCAGCCTTGAGCATGAACGTAATATGAAAGATCCTTTTCTGGGTATTGCAGAATCAATCGGCTATTTCAGAGGCATTATTGCGTCTACCGCAGGCAAATGA
- a CDS encoding RsmB/NOP family class I SAM-dependent RNA methyltransferase, with product MKLPNDFTKSVRPLLEDETESFLTALTGDAPISIRLNPVKTERNPMAFAEPVQRVPWSRWGFYLEERPAFTFDPLFHSGYYYVQEASSMFIEHIVRQLFTHPVTCLDLCAAPGGKSLSILSSLSEGSLLVSNEVVRQRANVLSETIAKSGYSNVMVTNNAPNEFNSFPQLFDFILVDAPCSGEGMFRKDKEAISEWSVNSVRLCAARQKDILNDVWPALKPGGVLVYSTCTYNVAENEENVLKTAGKWNAEFVQVDIDQGWGISSSFDNRVPGYRFFPHKTRGEGLFVTILKKSEEQGFKKVLATVKNKKKTSLLLKERSYYSNFLVTPDSFCFLESGHSVHALPAEQLELLISLNERLNVVSMGIEIGEYKGKDFIPSHILAMNRKLNARVFPRYSVNYEKAIAYLRRESIVCPDAPKGFLLLTYNDEPIGFVKNLGSRANNLYPHEWRIRSGHFPDNSPEIFHPNTYIKTVHP from the coding sequence ATGAAATTACCCAACGATTTTACCAAATCTGTCAGGCCTTTATTGGAAGATGAAACGGAATCATTCCTTACAGCGCTAACTGGCGATGCGCCGATAAGCATCCGCCTGAACCCGGTTAAAACGGAACGCAATCCTATGGCATTTGCAGAGCCGGTGCAACGTGTTCCATGGTCCCGATGGGGATTTTATCTGGAAGAACGTCCGGCTTTCACATTCGATCCTCTATTCCACAGCGGGTATTACTATGTGCAGGAAGCCTCTTCAATGTTTATAGAGCATATTGTGCGGCAATTATTTACACATCCGGTAACCTGCCTCGATTTGTGTGCTGCTCCCGGGGGGAAATCGCTCTCCATTCTTTCCTCACTTTCCGAAGGAAGCCTGCTGGTTAGCAATGAAGTGGTCCGTCAGCGTGCCAATGTATTATCCGAGACAATTGCAAAATCAGGATATTCCAACGTAATGGTCACAAATAACGCTCCAAACGAATTTAACAGTTTCCCTCAACTTTTCGATTTTATACTTGTTGATGCACCCTGCTCCGGTGAAGGGATGTTTCGTAAAGATAAGGAGGCGATAAGTGAGTGGTCCGTAAACAGTGTGCGACTATGTGCAGCACGGCAAAAAGATATTTTGAACGATGTGTGGCCGGCTCTCAAACCCGGAGGAGTGCTTGTTTACAGCACCTGTACATATAATGTTGCAGAGAATGAAGAAAATGTTCTCAAAACAGCAGGGAAGTGGAATGCCGAATTTGTGCAGGTTGATATTGATCAAGGGTGGGGAATCTCCTCCTCGTTCGACAATCGGGTGCCCGGCTATCGTTTTTTTCCGCATAAAACAAGAGGCGAGGGGTTATTTGTAACCATTTTAAAAAAATCTGAGGAACAGGGATTTAAAAAGGTGCTTGCAACTGTAAAGAATAAAAAGAAAACATCACTGTTATTGAAGGAACGATCTTATTACTCGAATTTTTTGGTAACCCCCGACTCTTTCTGTTTTTTAGAGTCAGGTCATTCTGTACATGCTCTGCCTGCAGAACAGCTGGAATTGTTAATTTCTTTAAACGAACGTTTAAATGTTGTCTCCATGGGAATAGAAATAGGTGAATACAAAGGTAAGGATTTCATTCCTTCGCATATTCTTGCCATGAACAGAAAACTCAACGCCAGAGTATTCCCTCGTTACAGTGTGAATTATGAAAAGGCTATCGCATATCTCCGGAGAGAAAGCATTGTTTGTCCCGATGCACCAAAAGGTTTTTTGCTGCTTACATATAATGATGAACCTATTGGCTTTGTAAAGAACCTCGGAAGCCGGGCTAATAATCTGTATCCTCACGAGTGGCGTATCCGCAGCGGCCATTTCCCTGATAATTCACCTGAGATCTTTCATCCGAATACTTATATTAAAACGGTTCATCCCTAA
- a CDS encoding sensor histidine kinase: MFHIQFRQPLIYLFVTLAIAGALLSLLLSNRLVNELANEERRKMEIWALATESMASNDEVDMSLVLTILESNNTIPVILYDKGTGRLIPRNIKLPEEDMEVFLQNKTEEFGRRHNPIVLDEMNQLLYYDDSHTLKQLQIYPYVELLVIALFIGLAFFALNRTQRAEQNKVWAGLSKETAHQLGTPVSSLMGWVEYLRMKGVDSCLLSEIDKDITRLQVIAERFSKIGSTPDLTNADLREVITGSLSYLEKRVSGEVIFRTLLPEQPVITLLNESLFGWVIENMAKNGVDAMQGKGTMMFAITEKGNRVILDVSDTGRGIHKSKFKTIFTPGYTTKERGWGLGLSLVKRIVEVSHGGKIFVKRSELGKGTTFRIELSKNLKT, translated from the coding sequence ATGTTCCATATTCAATTCCGGCAACCACTCATATACCTGTTTGTAACACTGGCAATCGCCGGTGCATTACTGTCGCTGCTGTTATCAAACAGGCTGGTCAATGAGCTGGCCAATGAAGAGCGGCGCAAAATGGAGATATGGGCGCTTGCTACCGAGTCGATGGCTTCAAATGATGAAGTTGATATGTCTTTGGTTTTGACAATTCTGGAGAGTAACAACACTATTCCTGTTATTCTTTATGATAAAGGAACGGGTAGGCTAATACCTCGCAATATAAAGCTTCCGGAAGAGGATATGGAGGTATTTCTGCAAAATAAAACTGAAGAGTTTGGCCGGAGGCATAATCCTATTGTGTTGGACGAAATGAACCAGTTGCTTTATTACGATGACTCGCATACTCTTAAACAGCTGCAGATCTATCCCTATGTGGAACTGTTGGTGATAGCCCTCTTTATTGGTTTGGCTTTTTTTGCACTGAACCGTACGCAAAGGGCAGAACAGAACAAGGTGTGGGCTGGCTTATCTAAAGAGACAGCGCATCAGTTGGGGACACCGGTATCATCGCTTATGGGCTGGGTGGAATATCTAAGGATGAAGGGAGTGGATTCCTGCCTGCTGTCTGAGATTGATAAAGATATTACACGTCTCCAGGTGATTGCAGAGCGCTTCTCGAAAATCGGTTCAACACCAGATCTCACAAATGCCGACTTGCGTGAGGTTATTACCGGCTCGTTGTCATATCTTGAGAAGCGCGTTTCAGGAGAAGTGATATTTCGTACGCTTTTACCAGAACAACCGGTAATTACATTGCTGAATGAATCGCTGTTCGGCTGGGTGATCGAGAATATGGCCAAAAACGGGGTGGATGCCATGCAGGGGAAGGGAACCATGATGTTTGCAATCACCGAGAAGGGAAACAGGGTTATACTGGATGTTTCCGACACGGGCAGGGGTATCCATAAATCGAAATTCAAAACAATATTTACACCCGGGTACACCACCAAAGAGAGAGGGTGGGGATTGGGGCTCTCACTTGTGAAAAGAATAGTTGAAGTGAGCCATGGCGGGAAAATCTTTGTAAAGAGATCTGAACTGGGCAAAGGCACCACTTTTCGCATTGAATTAAGTAAAAACCTTAAAACTTGA
- a CDS encoding B3/B4 domain-containing protein: MEVRNITISEEILEVCPEFSMAAITCEVINSPFNASLWQEIQYFSSRFASKHNIEDIKKRPAILATRQVYKKLGKDPNRYRPSAEALCRRILKDQKLYQIGTLVDLVNLVSLKTGYSIGGFDDDKIQGGLVLGVGEAGEKFNAIGRGLMNIEGLPVYRDKLSGIGTPTSDEERTKITAGTTRLLMLINGYSGKEGLQEAVDYSVDLLKNYAGASEVTVTL, encoded by the coding sequence ATAAGCGAAGAAATTTTAGAGGTATGTCCTGAATTTAGCATGGCAGCGATTACTTGTGAAGTAATTAATAGCCCGTTTAATGCCAGTTTATGGCAGGAGATCCAGTATTTTTCAAGTCGGTTTGCCTCAAAGCACAATATTGAAGATATCAAAAAAAGGCCGGCAATACTCGCCACGCGGCAAGTGTACAAAAAGCTGGGGAAAGACCCAAACCGTTACCGGCCTTCAGCTGAGGCTTTATGCCGAAGGATTCTGAAAGACCAGAAACTTTATCAGATCGGCACACTGGTAGATCTGGTCAACCTGGTTTCACTTAAAACCGGCTATTCAATTGGCGGGTTCGATGATGATAAGATTCAGGGAGGCCTGGTTCTGGGTGTAGGTGAAGCAGGCGAGAAGTTCAATGCTATTGGCAGAGGGCTAATGAATATTGAAGGATTACCCGTTTACCGTGATAAGCTTAGTGGAATCGGTACCCCAACAAGTGATGAAGAGCGCACAAAGATCACAGCCGGTACTACACGCCTGTTAATGCTAATCAACGGATATTCAGGTAAAGAGGGGCTGCAGGAGGCAGTTGATTATTCGGTGGATTTATTGAAAAATTATGCCGGGGCATCAGAAGTAACAGTTACACTCTAA